Within Candidatus Dojkabacteria bacterium, the genomic segment TGATTCCGATAATAATCTCGATAAGCCCAAGGATTGGGTAAAAACTGTTAAATGGGATGAATGGAAGCATCATATTGTGCATCTGCTCGACAAGCTCTATCGCCGGGCTAAGCTGCAAGATTTTTAGCAGCCCGAACCAAGCATATATCACAAAGATACTTACTCTTGAAAAGCTGTTAACAAAGCTTGAAAAACTTGAGCTAATTTTCACGATTTAATGAAGATAAAATTAAAAGAATTCTAAATATCTAATGATACCGAATTCCCAGTCTTCATTAAATGATCGTACAACCCACCCACACGATTGCATATACCCAATAATATTTCACAAAAGGCCTTGGATAAGCTATACTTCCTTTCAGTTATGGCAACAGCTAGCAAGGCAAAAAAGGAAAACGATAAGAAGATTTTGACCAAAGAAGAGGTCTTGCACCTTGCCCACCTAGTCAGGCTTGAGCTCACAGATGAAGAAGTCGAGAAGCTCCAGGTACAGCTTTCTGAGACGATCGACTTTATCGACAACCTCAACGAATTAGACACATCCAATGTTAAAGAAACCTCGCATGCGGTTTCGGTGCAGAACGTCACATTTGAAGATGGCGCCGCTCCAGATCGCACTTTCACCCAAGAGGAAGCACTTAAAAACGCACCGAAGAAAAAGAACGGATTTTTCGTTGTCTCTAAAATCTTAAACAAATAGCTTGGACATTCACGGCAAGTCGCTCACACAACTAAAGAAGGCTATTGATTCAAAAGAGATCTCACCATCTGAGCTTCGTGAATATTTCATGAAACGAATCGAGAAGCACAACCCCGACCTCAACATCTATCTCACGCTTAATGAAGACCAGTCGTTCACGGAAGGTGGTCCGCTTTCAGGCCTAACAATCGCAATCAAAGATAACTTCAGCACGAAGAATCTCCGCACTACAGCGGCATCCAAAGTGCTCGAGCAGTTCATCCCCCCATATGACTCAACAGTCGCAAGAAGATTAAAAGAGGCAGGTGTAGATATTCTAGGTAAGACAAATATGGATGCATGGGCTCACGGCTCATCGGGGGAAACATCAGCCTACGGTCCGACAAAGAACCCATGGAATACAGATTATGCACCTGGCGGCTCTTCATCCGGCTCTGCAGCGGCAGTAGCTTCATACCTAGCTCCTGCAGCTATTGGATCTGAAACAGCCGGCTCGATCAGAATCCCAGCGTCATGGAGCGGAGTAATAGGTCTCAAGCCGACATATGGTCGAGTCTCTAGATATGGAGTGGCAGCAATGGGCTCATCACTCGATTCGCCTGGTCCGCTTACCACTACAGTTGAAGATGCAGCGCTCCTGCTCTCGGTGATTGCAGGCAAAGATCCTTATGATGGCACCTCGCTCGATGCTCCAACCGATGACTACACTACAGAGATGAAAAATGGTAAGAAATTTACAATCGGCGTACCAAAAGCCTACTTCGAAGGTGCTACAGACGATGTCAAAACAGCAATTGAAGCATCGATCAAGACACTCGAGAAGATGGGGCACAAAGTTAAGGATATTGACCTGATGTCACCCGATTACGCGATCTCAATCTATACAATAATCCAGCGCGCGGAGGTATCTTCAAACTTGGCAGGATTCCATGGTGTCAGATACGACTCAGGTCGAGACAAGATGGGTATGGAGGCAAAGAAGAGAATAATGCTTGGTGCCTATACGCTTGCACATGGTTATTATGATGCTTTCTATAAGAAAGCGCTAAAAGTGAGGACGCTGCTTGTCGAAGATTTCAAACGAGCATTTACAGAAGTAGACCTGATCGCTGGGCCAGTTGCGCCAATTACAGCAATTAAGCTTGGCGAGTTCGAGCAGTACCCATTTTTCGGTGAACTGATGGATAAATTGAATGAGCCTTCATCAATCGCAGGGCTTCCAGCAGTGAGCTTGCCGGTTGGTGTTGATAGCAAGGGGCTGCCAATTGGCTTGCAGCTAATTGCGAACTATATCCGTGAATCAGATCTATTGGACATTTCATACCAGTATGAGCAAGAGACTGACTTTAACGGTGTAATTAAACAGGGATTAGATAAGTGGAAAGATTAAATGGCAGATAACGCAAATCCAAAATATAAGACGATCGTCGGACTTGAGATACATGTCGAGCTCAACACGAAGTCGAAGATGTTCTGTCAGTGTCCAGCTGATTACTTCGGCAAAGATCCGAATACTCATGTGTGCCCAGTCTGTCTCGCCATGCCAGGCGGGCTACCAGTACCAAATAAAGAGGCTATCAGGCGAACGATCCTCCTCGGGCAGGCACTAAATTGCCACATCAATAACGAGTTCAAGTTTGACCGTAAGCATTACACATACCCAGACCTGCCAAAGGGCTATCAGATATCGCAGTATGACCAACCGATCGCGGAGCATGGTACCGTACCGATCAAGACAGAGAGTGGTGTGAAAGAGTTTAGAATCAAGCGTGTACACCTTGAAGAAGATACTGGGAAATTAACACACGAAGGTGAGGAGTCGTTAATCGACTTTAATCGTGGCGGGGTGCCACTTGTTGAGATCGTGACGGAGCCAGATTTTGACAATGGTGAGGATGTGAAAGCATTTTTGGAAGAGCTGCAGGTGATCGTCCGCTATTTGGGGATTGCCAATGCAGATATGGAGAAGGGTGATATGCGTCTCGAGCCAAATATCTCGGTGCAGCTCGCAGAGAAATATCCAGAGCTACCTCCGTACAAAGTCGAAGTGAAAAATATCAACTCTTTCAGGTTTGTGAAAAAAGCAATTGAATTTGAGACTGCAAGGCATATTGAGATACTTGAAGAAGGAAGTACTCCACAGCAGGAAACTCGAGGATAT encodes:
- the gatC gene encoding Asp-tRNA(Asn)/Glu-tRNA(Gln) amidotransferase subunit GatC, which codes for MATASKAKKENDKKILTKEEVLHLAHLVRLELTDEEVEKLQVQLSETIDFIDNLNELDTSNVKETSHAVSVQNVTFEDGAAPDRTFTQEEALKNAPKKKNGFFVVSKILNK
- a CDS encoding amidase family protein; the protein is MDIHGKSLTQLKKAIDSKEISPSELREYFMKRIEKHNPDLNIYLTLNEDQSFTEGGPLSGLTIAIKDNFSTKNLRTTAASKVLEQFIPPYDSTVARRLKEAGVDILGKTNMDAWAHGSSGETSAYGPTKNPWNTDYAPGGSSSGSAAAVASYLAPAAIGSETAGSIRIPASWSGVIGLKPTYGRVSRYGVAAMGSSLDSPGPLTTTVEDAALLLSVIAGKDPYDGTSLDAPTDDYTTEMKNGKKFTIGVPKAYFEGATDDVKTAIEASIKTLEKMGHKVKDIDLMSPDYAISIYTIIQRAEVSSNLAGFHGVRYDSGRDKMGMEAKKRIMLGAYTLAHGYYDAFYKKALKVRTLLVEDFKRAFTEVDLIAGPVAPITAIKLGEFEQYPFFGELMDKLNEPSSIAGLPAVSLPVGVDSKGLPIGLQLIANYIRESDLLDISYQYEQETDFNGVIKQGLDKWKD
- the gatB gene encoding Asp-tRNA(Asn)/Glu-tRNA(Gln) amidotransferase subunit GatB — encoded protein: MADNANPKYKTIVGLEIHVELNTKSKMFCQCPADYFGKDPNTHVCPVCLAMPGGLPVPNKEAIRRTILLGQALNCHINNEFKFDRKHYTYPDLPKGYQISQYDQPIAEHGTVPIKTESGVKEFRIKRVHLEEDTGKLTHEGEESLIDFNRGGVPLVEIVTEPDFDNGEDVKAFLEELQVIVRYLGIANADMEKGDMRLEPNISVQLAEKYPELPPYKVEVKNINSFRFVKKAIEFETARHIEILEEGSTPQQETRGYDSATGTTVTQRVKEEAADYRYFPDPDIPTFVYTDEQLDEIRAEMPEMPFAKVERYINEFGVRESDAQIITRDRGQAEKFEAVVTEYAKKVGISENEAGALVAKLMVNKKVDWEEEVGVIVEVIAKQSKPVETDSGKLAEVVDAVIAANEKAVQDYKSGSNPNSIMFLVGQVMREMKGQADAATVKEALLNKLD